The Desulfotomaculum sp. genome has a segment encoding these proteins:
- a CDS encoding TetR/AcrR family transcriptional regulator — METDYKKRITGACKELAAVRGFSRVTVDELAAHMGMSKRTIYRHFKNKEDIVHSVITDFLSIMEQKVRQALSSSDDPVEKIAGVIRVVTENVKLFQPLALYDLQKYYPHLWDKVEQFRAEKIQQNFESLLLNNEKGYFRKVNPKIFTTALMVGIRSVINPVFIMENNLSLEESINSLFNIYLYGVVEDTGRH; from the coding sequence ATGGAAACAGATTATAAAAAGAGAATAACCGGGGCTTGCAAAGAACTGGCCGCAGTGCGCGGTTTTTCGAGGGTAACAGTGGACGAACTGGCGGCGCACATGGGTATGAGCAAAAGGACAATCTACCGCCACTTCAAGAACAAGGAAGATATCGTTCACTCTGTAATAACAGACTTTTTATCTATTATGGAACAAAAAGTGCGCCAGGCCCTTTCTTCTTCAGACGATCCCGTTGAGAAGATTGCCGGCGTAATCAGAGTTGTTACTGAAAATGTTAAGTTGTTCCAGCCTCTGGCCTTGTATGATCTGCAAAAATATTACCCTCATCTATGGGATAAAGTTGAACAATTCCGGGCGGAAAAAATCCAGCAAAATTTTGAAAGCCTGCTGTTAAACAACGAAAAGGGATATTTCCGGAAGGTCAACCCCAAAATTTTTACCACTGCCTTGATGGTCGGCATCAGATCCGTGATTAATCCTGTTTTCATTATGGAAAACAACCTGTCCCTGGAAGAAAGCATTAATTCGCTTTTTAATATATATTTATATGGAGTTGTAGAAGATACCGGGCGCCACTGA
- a CDS encoding ABC transporter permease: MNKILAIMKKEVLQMMRDRLTLAMVFALPMIQLLLFGFAIQTEVKHIPTAVFDQSMSAESRDLLDAFRSSGYFDITYNAGGYTEITSLIDSGKARVGIIFPPDFKEKLKKGETAAVQVLVDATDSMVSATAIATANSIGLLKSQRIIIQKAQIQNIPYDIRVRPWYNPDGITAYYMVPAILGIIVTMTMVIMTSAAIVRERERGTLEQLMVAPIRSFELMIGKIIPYIALGYIQVTVALLVGVTVFGVPIRGSLMELYELTLFFITASLGVGILISNIAKNQMQAFQMSFFFMLPSILLSGFMFPREAMPVIIQYIGNFIPLTYYLIIIRGIVLKGIGFFYLVPQVAALLIFSVVLTTISILKFKKKIA, translated from the coding sequence ATGAACAAAATCTTAGCTATTATGAAAAAAGAAGTGCTGCAAATGATGCGTGACCGGCTGACCCTGGCCATGGTCTTCGCGCTGCCGATGATCCAGCTGCTTTTATTTGGTTTTGCCATTCAAACCGAGGTCAAACACATCCCCACCGCTGTTTTTGACCAGTCTATGTCTGCCGAGAGCAGGGACCTGCTGGATGCCTTCAGATCTTCCGGCTATTTTGACATAACTTACAACGCGGGAGGTTATACTGAAATAACCAGCCTGATTGACAGCGGCAAGGCCAGAGTCGGCATAATCTTTCCGCCGGATTTCAAAGAGAAATTAAAGAAGGGGGAGACAGCAGCGGTCCAGGTTCTGGTGGACGCCACCGACAGCATGGTTTCGGCCACGGCTATCGCCACAGCCAATTCTATCGGTCTGTTAAAATCACAAAGAATTATCATCCAGAAAGCCCAGATTCAAAACATACCTTACGATATCAGGGTGCGGCCATGGTACAACCCGGACGGCATTACTGCTTACTACATGGTCCCGGCTATACTTGGGATCATTGTGACTATGACTATGGTCATCATGACCTCCGCAGCTATTGTCAGGGAACGGGAAAGAGGCACCCTGGAACAGCTCATGGTTGCTCCGATCCGGTCCTTCGAACTTATGATCGGCAAAATCATCCCCTATATAGCGCTAGGCTACATTCAAGTTACTGTCGCCCTGCTGGTCGGCGTTACCGTATTCGGCGTGCCCATCCGGGGCAGTCTGATGGAGTTATACGAGCTGACTCTTTTTTTTATCACCGCTTCTCTTGGTGTGGGCATATTGATCTCCAATATTGCCAAAAACCAGATGCAGGCCTTCCAGATGTCTTTCTTTTTCATGCTGCCAAGTATTCTTTTATCCGGCTTTATGTTTCCCAGAGAGGCCATGCCGGTTATAATCCAGTATATAGGAAACTTTATCCCCCTCACTTATTATTTAATAATTATCCGGGGAATCGTCCTGAAGGGAATCGGTTTTTTCTACCTGGTTCCCCAAGTCGCGGCGCTGCTGATTTTTTCCGTAGTATTGACCACAATCAGTATTTTAAAGTTTAAGAAGAAAATTGCTTGA